A window of Cryptomeria japonica chromosome 3, Sugi_1.0, whole genome shotgun sequence contains these coding sequences:
- the LOC131067800 gene encoding peptidyl-prolyl cis-trans isomerase FKBP17-2, chloroplastic produces MATLMHLNPPQAFRSHSRPRRWGRPISYHNAALVKFTSPKCCAPGNQSQSEQQEQEKISSNGEKKESRQRMQADSTDWIASSLTRRFGLGAGLAWFGILAFGVVSEQIKTRLEVSQEQQNIRDVESTQEVILPNGIKYVDLRIGGGPSPRTGDLVVISLQGKIKSTGYVFVDTFSGRKSSLAFLFGIRPYTKGICEGLEYAIKTMKTGGKRRAVIPPERGFGKTGAYLDGDILIPPEATLEYVVELQKVSIPPS; encoded by the exons ATGGCAACTCTTATGCACTTGAATCCTCCCCAGGCCTTTCGTTCTCATTCGAGGCCAAGGAGATGGGGACGACCCATTTCTTACCACAATGCAGCTCTTGTCAAATTCACATCCCCGAAATGTTGCGCACCGGGAAATCAATCTCAATCAGAGCAGCAAGAGCAAGAGAAGATTAGTAGcaatggggaaaagaaagagagtaGGCAAAGAATGCAAGCAGACTCCACAGACTGGATTGCCTCTTCTTTAACAAGGAGGTTTGGCCTCGGGGCAGGTCTCGCCTGGTTCGGCATTCTGGCTTTTGGTGTCGTCTCCGAGCAAATTAAAACCCGCCTTGAGGTTTCTCAGGAGCAACAAAATATCAG AGATGTGGAGAGCACCCAAGAAGTGATACTTCCTAATGGGATCAAATATGTGGATCTCCGTATAGGTGGAGGTCCTTCACCCAGAACAGGAGATTTGGTTGTGATCAGTTTGCAAGGGAAAATCAAAAGCACTGGATATGTGTTTGTGGACACATTTTCAGGCCGCAAGAGCTCTCTGGCCTTTCTGTTTGGTATTAGGCCTTACACTAAAGGTATATGTGAGGGGCTTGAGTATGCAATAAAAACAATGAAAACTGGTGGAAAGAGAAGAGCTGTAATCCCCCCTGAACGTGGATTTGGGAAGACAGGTGCATATTTGGATGGGGATATTTTGATACCACCAGAAGCCACCCTGGAATACGTAGTTGAACTTCAGAAAGTTTCAATTCCACCTTCTTAA